A part of Miscanthus floridulus cultivar M001 chromosome 6, ASM1932011v1, whole genome shotgun sequence genomic DNA contains:
- the LOC136458000 gene encoding probable glycerol-3-phosphate acyltransferase 3 produces the protein MKSSSLSKPLVSLFFLLLRKLAGRRHHRARMAVTTKPSPPPPPPLLTLDMLHGQTLVVDVEAWILRPPVSAFPYFMLVAVEAGGFLRGLLLLLLYPLMFLLPGDGARARTMATVALVGLEEKEVARVGRAVLPKFFMEATAAEGVAAVQAAARVVAVSATFPRVMVDGFLKEYVGVDAVVGPEVRSVGGVLAGLMDEEDAAEMAAKTLRALFGDELEVAGKKGAVGLVGPASSGRVHCLFSPYYCKETFAVSEADTRGWRPLPRDKYPRPLVFHDGRLAFAPTPPAALAMYTFLPFGIALVVFRTIAFSFLPYRVCFPVGALTGMHYRLVAGHVPTVRQGRGEGGGGRLYVCNHRTLLDPIIVAAALGKPVTAVTYSLSPVSELIAPIRTARLTRDREKDQRNMAAVLARGDLVVCPEGTTCREEYLLRLSPLFAELGVDVNPVALDTRVGMFYGTSTKPGAKWMDPFYFMMNPRPAYRVEFLPRAATTPADNGGRGDSIDVANRVQRELGEALGFELTGLTRKDKYMTLAGNEGVVPTAPKKH, from the exons ATGAAATCTTCATCATTGTCCAAGCCATTGGtctccttgttcttcctcctcctgCGGAAGCTCGCCGGTCGTCGGCACCACCGTGCCAGGATGGCGGTGACGACGAAGccgagcccgccgccgccgccgccactgctgaCGCTGGACATGCTACATGGCCAGACCCTAGTGGTCGACGTGGAGGCGTGGATCCTGCGCCCGCCGGTGTCCGCCTTCCCGTACTTCATGCTTGTCGCCGTCGAGGCCGGCGGCTTCCTCCGGGGCCTTCTCCTGCTGCTGCTCTACCCGCTGATGTTCCTCCTCCCCGGCGACGGCGCGCGGGCTAGGACCATGGCCACGGTCGCTCTCGTCGGGCTGGAGGAGAAGGAGGTGGCCAGAGTCGGCAGAGCAGTGCTCCCCAAGTTCTTCATGGAGGCCACGGCGGCGGAGGGCGTGGCGGCGGTGCAGGCAGCGGCGCGGGTGGTGGCGGTGAGCGCGACGTTCCCGAGGGTGATGGTGGACGGGTTCTTGAAGGAGTACGTCGGCGTGGACGCCGTCGTGGGGCCTGAGGTGAGGTCGGTCGGTGGGGTCCTCGCGGGGCTGATGGACGAGGAGGACGCAGCCGAGATGGCAGCCAAGACGCTCCGGGCGCTGTTTGGCGACGAGTTGGAGGTGGCCGGAAAGAAGGGCGCCGTGGGGCTCGTCGGACCGGCGAGCAGCGGTAGGGTGCACTGCCTTTTCTCTCCTTACTACTGCAAG GAAACTTTCGCTGTGAGCGAGGCCGACACGCGGGGATGGCGACCGCTGCCGCGGGACAAGTACCCGAGGCCCCTCGTCTTCCACGACGGCCGCCTCGCCTTCGCGCCCACGCCGCCGGCCGCGCTCGCCATGTACACCTTCCTCCCGTTCGGCATCGCTCTCGTCGTCTTCCGCACCATCGCATTCTCCTTCCTCCCGTACCGCGTCTGCTTCCCCGTCGGCGCGCTCACCGGCATGCACTACCGCCTCGTGGCCGGCCACGTGCCCACCGTGCGCCAAGGCCGCGGTGAAGGCGGCGGCGGGCGACTGTACGTGTGCAACCACCGCACGCTGCTGGACCCCATCATCGTCGCCGCGGCGCTGGGGAAGCCGGTGACCGCGGTGACGTACAGCCTGAGCCCGGTGTCGGAGCTGATCGCGCCGATCCGCACGGCGCGCCTGACGCGGGACCGCGAGAAGGACCAGCGCAACATGGCGGCGGTGCTGGCGCGCGGCGACCTGGTGGTGTGCCCCGAGGGGACCACGTGCCGGGAGGAGTACCTGCTCCGGCTCAGCCCGCTCTTCGCCGAGCTCGGCGTCGACGTGAACCCCGTGGCGCTGGACACGCGCGTCGGCATGTTCTACGGCACGTCCACCAAGCCGGGGGCCAAGTGGATGGACCCATTCTACTTCATGATGAACCCGCGGCCGGCGTACCGCGTGGAGTTCCTGCCGCGCGCCGCCACAACGCCGGCGGACAACGGCGGCCGCGGCGACAGCATCGACGTGGCGAACCGGGTGCAGCGCGAGCTCGGCGAGGCGCTGGGGTTCGAGCTCACCGGACTGACCCGGAAGGACAAGTACATGACGCTCGCCGGCAACGAAGGCGTCGTGCCGACCGCGCCCAAAAAGCACTGA